AAATGTGTGGCGGTCACCGCAAACAAAACGCACATATGAACATTCGCACCCCACTGTGTTAAAACGCAATATCGAGTTAGGGGACTGTCACAGGGGAAACGAATTCACGATTTTTTAATATTACGGGTTTGTGGGTGTGTGGCCGCTATCCAAACAGTCTACGCAGGGTATACTCGCACATTCCTTAACAATTAATTCTGCGACTCTTTAAGGTTTTTGTGGCTCTTTGTGTTTCTTGTGAAAAATGCACAGTGGCCTGTGCTGTGGTATGAGCCATCTATTGAGTATGTGGAAAGCGAGGTAGATCTCTGTTCCTGAGGCGAGGTCTCAAGAAATGAACGAGGCCTCTAGCAGCGACAATTCCGAGTGGTACAGGTCGCTTGATGTAATTAATTGTGACCAGCCTTGACAGTGATCATCTTTCGATGATCGTCAATGGTGCAGTCGGTTCGGGTTTCAAGTTCCAAGGATCGTCTCGAATGCTCATGAAGAATCAAAAGTCACGTCTAGGTTTTACTTTGATTGAATTGTTGGTGGTGATTGCGATCATCGCCGTTTTGATTGCACTCTTGTTGCCCGCCGTCCAACAAGCTCGCGAAGCTGCACGACGAACCCAGTGTAAGAACAATCTGAAACAACTCGGATTGGCACTGCACAACTATCACGATGTCACCACGACGACATTCCCACCAGGTTATGTTGGTGCCAACGCTGCCACAGGTGGCAACTACACCGGTTTCGGCTGGATGTTCATGCTGCTGCCACAGATTGATCAGGGGAACCTGTTCAACAACTTGACGAGCACTGCAGTCAATCCAAACTCGACTGTCGGATTGTCCGGTCTGGCTGGTGCTGTCGCGACGGCCCAAACCATCCAAAGCCCAATTCCTGCCTTCCGATGCCCAACAGACCCCGGTGCGTCAACCGTCACGATGTTGACAATCAATGGAGCTCCCATCAGCGGTGGATCCGCGATCTTTGGTCGTACGGCTTATTTCGGTGTGGTGGGTGTTGACCCCACATGGAACGCTTCGACTACCGCATTCGTTCCGAGCGCGACGGTCAGTGCACCTGCGTCGGCAAGCCCGAACAATGCCGCCGTAGGCGCAATTGGCACCTATGTCAATCCGGGTGCGGCCGCAATCGGCCTGACCACGACATCGGCCACGATCGAGCAGTTCGGTGGAACGTTCGGTGCCAATAGCAAACGCGGCTTCCGCGATATGACGGACGGCTCGAGCAACTGCATCGTCGTTGGCGAACGATACACGCCAATTGCGTCGTCGACATCAACACCTGCAGTTGGCGATGGCACTTGGGTCGGTGCCACCGATAGCGGTGCGGGTGGTGTCGCGTCTCCTTATCCAGGCATCCTGGGCCAAGCCAGCGCACTGGGTGAAGCTACCTATGCGATCAACTACATGTTCACCGGTGCGAACAATCGCCCACTGACGACCGGCTTTGGCAGCCTTCACACGGGTGGAAGCCACTTCCTGATGGGTGACGGCGCTGTCAAGTTCTTGAACGCCAACCTGGACATCACGACGTTCCGTCGCCTGGCTCGCACCAGCGATGGCAATGTGACCGGCGAATACTAAGCCGACTGCGAAGCTCGCAAGCTCGTTGCGAATCGCATGAATTTCAAAGCAGGATCGATCCTCAACAAGAGGAACGATCCTGCTTTCTTTTTTATGTCCAACGAATGAGCGAACTTGGATGCAACACCAAACCCTTCAAAATGTTACGGACGGAGACGCAACAAAGAAAACGAGGAGCGTGAGGGCGACTGCAACAGAATCTTGCCGGTGCGCTCACGTTTCTGACGAGTGATGCGTATCATGTGCGGCTCGCCGTAAGTTGTTTGCGGCGTTCTCAAATCCATTCGCTCTCAAAATCCCGGTGTCTCGATTGTCTGACTCTGCCTTCGATTCGTCGTGCGTGCCGATTGTCGCAATCAGGGGACCTGAAAAGCCATCGGTCGGAAAACTCGCATTGGTCCGCTCGCTACCAAGCGGCCTTGCCGACCGTTCACCTTGGTCATTGACTCAAACCTTTGGGCTCGTCCTGCTTCTCGTGGGTCATGTCCTTGGCGCAGGGGCATTCTCGAGCCTGCGTGCCGAGCCTGTCACGGTCGGAACGCCAGACATTGGATGGGATGGAAATTACACCGTTGGACGCTGGACTCCCGTCAAAGTTCCAATTCACGTCCCGGCAGCCACGTCGGTGCAACTGAAGCTGAGCGCCGTTGATTCCGATGGAAATCGGGTGGGCTTTCAGGTTCCCGCGGCATCACTGACCGCAGGCGACCACCTGATCACAGGCCTGATCAAAGTCGGGCGACTCAATGGCGAGGTTGGAATCCAGGTGAATGACGGTACCGAGCAGCGTACCGCGCCCGGCACTGCCGATTGGCTGCGTGAACCGCTTCGTCCTTCGGTGCGTTTGATCGTGACGATCGGGCAGCCACAGGGATTTGTGTGGGAGAGCGATTCGTCGTTACGCGGAGTGGAAGTTCGCGTTGCCGACATCAAAGCCAGCGCCCTTCCGACGAACCCCTTGGCGTATGATTCGATCTCGGTGCTAGTCATTGCGGGTGCCGCCGAGCTTTCAACGGCGCAGGCGAAGGCAGTCCGGCAGTGGGTTGCCGGCGGCGGGCGGCTGATCATCTCGTTGCCGCAGGACGCATCGGCGGCACGGCAATCGATTCAATCCCTGTCGGATTGGCTTCCGGTTGCAGTCGGGGAACAACCGGTTGTCGTGCGTGAGTTCGCGGGCCTTGAGGCGTATGCCGCGAAGAACCTACGGATCCCTCACACGACCACCCTCTCCATTCCGAGTGTGCGTGTCGAAACGGGCGAGGTTCTGGCAGCCAGCCGATCCGATGCATTTCTGGTGCGGGCCCCGTTGGGTTTGGGAATGGTCACCGTGCTGGCGCTGGACCTGACGAAGCCTCCTTTGGTCGAATGGAAGGCGTTGCCTTCGCTCTGCGCGCGAATCGCCGGATTGGGAACGACAGGCGAATCGAACGAAAAAGCGGCCGCAAAAGGGACGCAGCTCAGTTCGACGGGAATCACAGATCTGCAAACGCAACTGAACGCGATTCAAGAGCATTTTGAAAAAGTCCAGCGGGGGTCGCCCTGGTTTACGATGACCTTAATGCTGGCCCTGATGATTGTGCTCGGACCACTCGATTACCTGCTGGTCCACCGCATTCTCAAGCGACCGCAGCTGACGTGGGTCACGTATCCGCTACTGGTGATCATTACAGCCGGATCGACAGCGTGGTTGGCCGTCAGTTGGAACGGCACGGCGCGTCATGCGAATCAACTGGACATTGTGAACGTCGATGTCGCCACCTCAACCGCAACCGGGCGTCATCTGGTTACGGTTTATAGTCCGGTGACTAGCCAGTCCGACGTTTCCGTGACGCCGCTGCCGTTGGTGGAAGGAACGAACGCGTCCAATTCGACTCAACTGATCTGGCAAGGGGTTCCCGAAGCCAATTTCGGCGGGATGCTGCGCCCGATGGGGATCGAACAGGGTGCCAAATACTGGCAACAATCTGACGGTCAACTTTCAGAGCTTCCCGTGATGCAGTGGAGTTCGAAGGCGCTGGTCGCGCAGAGCGTGCAGTCTGTGCCGAATCTGGTCGAATGCGATTTGAAATCGTCTGCGACAGGTCGCTTGATCGGAACCATCACGCATCGCTTTTCGTCGCCCATCGAAGACTGGATGGTCGTGTACAAGAACGTTGTCTATCGACATCTGAAGCAGAAGGATGATGTCGCGACACTTCCATTGCCGTCGAAACAGGTCTGGCGCGTCGAACAGCCGGGTGTTCATTCACGCGAATTGCGGCCGTATTTAACGGGGATGATCACGATGGCCACACCGCGATTTGGCGAGCGGACGGTCACCGAAGTCACCCACCATCAGTCCACCTATGATCCGCTGTCGCTTGATCCGGCTAGCGTGATTCGAATTCTGACCTTTCATGACGAGGTGGGCGGCGAACGCTACACCGGATTGACGAATCAGTTACTGGGCAGTGAAGACTGTTCGCACCTGATGAAAATGGGTCGCGCGATCCTGGTTGGGCGATTGTCGCAACCGGTCGCGACCATTCAACAGGATCAGCAAGCGTTGGAGCCTGATCGGCAAGCGACATTCATTCGATTGATTCTTCCGGTGGCTCCCGCCAGCGAAGTCATTCGGGATCTGCGCCGGGTTGTTGAAGAGTGATCGGGATCACGAGCAAACTATGATTGAAACACGACAGCTAACGAAACGATACGGTCACCTGATCGCGGTCAACGAAATCAATCTCTCGCTGAAGGAAGGCGACGTCTTTGGTTTCATCGGGCCCAACGGATCGGGCAAAACGACGACCATGCGGATGATCGCAACGTTGCTGAGCCCCGACTACGGCGAGGCTTACGTGTGCGGGAAATCGATTTACAATGACCCGCGCGAGATTCGCCGACTGGTCGGCTACATGCCCGACTTTTTCGGCGTGTATGACGATATGACTGTGATCGAGTACCTCGAATTCTTCGCATCGACGTATCGCATTAACGGTCCCGGCCGACGAAAGATTTGTGAAGACAAGCTGGAACTGGTCGACATGGCCTTCAAACGGGATGCCATGGTCAATCAGCTTTCACGCGGACAAACGCAGCGCATTGGACTGGCCAGAACGCTGCTTCACGAACCTCAAGTCCTGTTACTGGATGAACCAGCCAGCGGTCTTGACCCTCGTGCCCGAATCGAAATTCGAAACCTGTTGAAGAAACTGGGCGAATTGAAGAAGACCGTGATCGTATCGAGTCACATTCTTCCCGAGTTGGCGGATGTTTGCACTCGCGTCGGCATGATCGAAAAAGGAAACCTGATCGTTGACGGTTACGTCGACGAAGTCATGCGAAAAGCGCGTCAGCAGATCATGCTGCAGATTCGAGTGAAGGATCGAATCGAAAAAGCGGCCGCGCTACTCGAAAAGAGCGATCTGGTGGCGAAGGTCGACATCGTCAAAGGCACGATCGATACCACGCTGAAGGCCGACACATTCGACTACAGCGCCTTGCCAACAATGCTGATCACCGAGGGATTTCAGTTGACGCTTTTCCGTGAAGAAGAAGTGAATCTGGAAACGGCATTCATGTCATTGACGAAAGGACTGGTCCAGTAACACGGAGACGTTCCCGTTCTCATTGTTGCCGGTCAATCAACAGCACCGGAGATCACGGAGAGTCGCCGTTCACGGCCCAACGCGAGCGGGACAGTGAACGGTTAATCATGGAGGATACGATGGGTAAAGACTTGGGAGCGCACGCTCTGCATGAAACCTCGTCGGCACAGGATGTCACCCGCCTTTTGACATTTCTGGAAGAGCAGGGGACATTCCGATTTCCCACGCTGGCCAACGGCCTTTTCTCGGCAGCGGCCGGGGCTGGCGCGGAGTTCGAGGTCACTGGATATCGGCATGTCTGGGTTCGCGACAATATTCACATCGCCAATGCCCATGCCGAGTGGGGCGAGACGAACAAAGCGATTGCAGCGATCAGGTCACTGATGGCCTTTTATCTGGGCCATCAGCATCGACTGACCGACATCATCAGCGGCCGCGTTGATCCCACTGAGCCGATGCATCGCCCTCATATCCGCTTCAATGGGGACCAGCTTCAAGAACTGGACGAGAAGTGGTCGCACGCGCAGAACGACGCGCTGGGTGCGTTCCTTTGGTTGTCAGGCAAACTGGCGCACGAATGCCAATGGTCGGCCGTAGAACTCAAGGTCTTGGACCTGATGGCGGAATACCTGCGAACGGTTGAGTTCTGGCAGGATGAGGACAGTGGCCACTGGGAAGAAGTTCGTAAAGTCGCCGCATCGAGCATTGGCGTCGTCACCGCCGCTCTGAATGTCTGGGGGGGCCGATTCGATCCTAACTTGAAGGAGCACGGGCAAAGGGCATTGGCGTCGATTCTGCCCTCGGAATGCATCCAGGCCGATCCTGCAAAATCGCGTCGATACGATGCGGCACTTTTGTTTCTGATTTATCCATATCGGGTGGTCTCTGGCTCGATGGCGGAACAAATTGTCCGCGATGTCACGACCAATTTGATGGGCGAGTATGGTGTTCGCCGGTATCTGGGCGATTCGTACTGGTGTGCCGACTACAAAGACAAGCTGTCGGCCGACGTGCGGACCGCCGACTTCAGCGACAACCTGTCGATGCGTGACAAACTGCTCGAACCGGGCCTCGAAGCCCAGTGGTGCCTGTTCGATCCGATCATTTCGATTCACTATGGATTGCGGTATGACCAGACGCGCGATCCCCAGGACAGGCAGCAGCAACTTCACTATCTCAATCGGTCTCTCAGTCAGCTCACGTCGATTGACTCGCGGTTCGGAGCGTATCGCTGTCCTGAATCGTACTTCTGCGAAAAAGGCACGTATGTGCCCAACGACATTTGCCCGCTGCTATGGACCCAGGCCAATCTGAAACTGGCACTCACACATCTCGTGCGCAGTTTGACGTGAGCGTTGTGCGTCACGTTCAGGCCTGCCGAAAATCGAGCCGCACGCCCGATGCTCGGGCGGATGCGGTTCATGAGCGACTCGGCTATTTCTCGACCGTTTTCGAGTGTCCGAGTTTCGTGTGTCCGAGGTTTTTCCACCAGAAGCACGATCCCGCTTCCGAGCAGGCGGCGATGTCGAGTTTCCCGTCGCGGTCGAGATCCATCACAATGACTTGTACAGCGGCAGGGTACGCTTTGAATGCGTGCTTCTTCCATTCGCCCCTGGCAGTGCCGAGATTTTCGAACCAGCAGAGTTCACCGAGACCCGGCTGACCACCGGAACAGCCAGATGCGATCACATCCAGATCACCATCTCCATCAAGGTCGCCGGCCACGGCTTCAAATCCGTAGTCGACTCGGCCAATGACGTGCTTTTTCCATTCGGCACCAGTCCCATTGAGCCCGACATTCTCGTACCACGCGACCAGATGTGAGTCGTGATCTGCGAGCGCACCGCGAATTCCAAATGCCATGATGACATCCGGATCACCATCGCTGTCAAGATCGACGGGATGACCGTGCGTCGGCATCTTCGTCTTGTCGTCAATCACATGCCTGCGGAAGCGATTTGATCCGATTGCACCCGTGTTCTCATACCACAAGGTGTGATGACCGTAGGTTCCCGTGGCAATCAGGTCCAATTTGCCATCGCGATTGACATCCACCGCGGCAATCGTTCGCGTATTGGCAATGTCAGAGCCCTGATCGAACTTGTGTTGCGTCCAGGGGTCGTTGACGTTTTCTCGCCCAGGATTTTCAAACCACGAAAAGCAATCGCCTGTGTACGCAGATGCCGCGACATCCAGATCACCGTCACCGTCGAGATCCGCCAGACTGACGTCATAGGCACGCATAAAATCGGTTGAGATCACATGGCGTTTCCAGGACTCTTTGTCAGCGGGAGTACCATTCTGTTCAAACCAGATGAGATGCCCAATTCGGTTCTTCACGATCACGACATCGAGCCGCCCGTCGCCATTGAGATCACCCCAATCGTGACGCTCAAGATAACCTGGTTCGTCGCGGCAGATGAGGTGTGATTTCAGATTTCCCGTTCCATCATTTTCGTGCCAGAGTAACACGTCGCTATGGACTCCGGCCGTCGAAAGATCAAGATCGCCATCGCCATCAATGTCTGTCGCCATGAGTCCGTAAACGTACTTTCCATCGCCCCAGACCAGGTGTTCCGTAAACCAGAGCGGGCCCGATGTGATCGACGGAGCGTCTTCTGAATGCCCAATCGAGAGAGGCATGCAGTGCGCCAGCACCATGAGTGGCCAAATCGCCAACGCGCGTCGTCGTGATGCTCGCATGCAGAACTCCTATTCGAATTATCAAAGCCAGTCTGCCTGGCCCCACAACCGGCAGCGCGGCGCGGGTCAGTGACATGGAACGGTGCAACGTTCAGAGGACCGCCCCTCAAAGAGTTTCCGACGTGCCGTACGAACGGTCGTCACTACTAGCCAAAAAGCTCCGTGACGATCTGGCCGTCGTCCATGACGGGCATGGGACGGCCGAGCGTGTCGTGCAAGATTTCGTGCTCAGAAATCCCGAGCGCATTGAAGATGGTCCGCGTGAGATCCTGCGGAGAAACTCGCCGATCAAGCGGGTACGCCGCATCTTTGTCAGAGCGACCGATCATGGTTCCACCTTGGACTCCTGCCCCAGCAAACAGTGCGGGAAAGCAGTAGCTCCAATGATCGCGACCCCACGTTGACGTTGTCGCGCGGGGTGTCCGTCCCATCTCGCCCAGGCACACGACCAGTGTCTCATTGAGCAAGCCACGCTCAGCGAGATCGTCGAGCAGGGCGGAGTACGACTGATCCAGTTTGGGCAGCAGATGCTTACCGAGATCAGGTCCATTGAAATGGGTATCCCAGCCATCGGTTCCGGTCGCACAGTCCCAGTTCACCGTGACGAATCGAGCTCCCGCCTCTATCATGCGTCGGGCCATCAGGGTTGACTGGCCGAACAAATGACGACCAAACCGGTCGCGGACTTGCGGAGACTCGCGGCGGATATCGAGGGCCGTCCGAATCTTGTCGGATGTGAGGAGTGCGAGCGCCTGTTCCCGAATCCCATCATAGGCGCGCAACTTTTCGGTTTCGTCGGCACTGCGCCGCCAGTGATCGAACTGATCGAGCAGGCTCGATCGACGATTCAGACGGTCGAGAGAAACGTCCTTTTCAGAGACGAGTCCCTGGATCCGGAAATCGAGTTCGGCATCGGTACAGTCACGAAAGAAGGGATTGTCTGTTCGTGATCGATTGCGGATA
This genomic interval from Schlesneria paludicola DSM 18645 contains the following:
- a CDS encoding DUF1559 domain-containing protein is translated as MLMKNQKSRLGFTLIELLVVIAIIAVLIALLLPAVQQAREAARRTQCKNNLKQLGLALHNYHDVTTTTFPPGYVGANAATGGNYTGFGWMFMLLPQIDQGNLFNNLTSTAVNPNSTVGLSGLAGAVATAQTIQSPIPAFRCPTDPGASTVTMLTINGAPISGGSAIFGRTAYFGVVGVDPTWNASTTAFVPSATVSAPASASPNNAAVGAIGTYVNPGAAAIGLTTTSATIEQFGGTFGANSKRGFRDMTDGSSNCIVVGERYTPIASSTSTPAVGDGTWVGATDSGAGGVASPYPGILGQASALGEATYAINYMFTGANNRPLTTGFGSLHTGGSHFLMGDGAVKFLNANLDITTFRRLARTSDGNVTGEY
- a CDS encoding DUF4350 domain-containing protein; protein product: MPIVAIRGPEKPSVGKLALVRSLPSGLADRSPWSLTQTFGLVLLLVGHVLGAGAFSSLRAEPVTVGTPDIGWDGNYTVGRWTPVKVPIHVPAATSVQLKLSAVDSDGNRVGFQVPAASLTAGDHLITGLIKVGRLNGEVGIQVNDGTEQRTAPGTADWLREPLRPSVRLIVTIGQPQGFVWESDSSLRGVEVRVADIKASALPTNPLAYDSISVLVIAGAAELSTAQAKAVRQWVAGGGRLIISLPQDASAARQSIQSLSDWLPVAVGEQPVVVREFAGLEAYAAKNLRIPHTTTLSIPSVRVETGEVLAASRSDAFLVRAPLGLGMVTVLALDLTKPPLVEWKALPSLCARIAGLGTTGESNEKAAAKGTQLSSTGITDLQTQLNAIQEHFEKVQRGSPWFTMTLMLALMIVLGPLDYLLVHRILKRPQLTWVTYPLLVIITAGSTAWLAVSWNGTARHANQLDIVNVDVATSTATGRHLVTVYSPVTSQSDVSVTPLPLVEGTNASNSTQLIWQGVPEANFGGMLRPMGIEQGAKYWQQSDGQLSELPVMQWSSKALVAQSVQSVPNLVECDLKSSATGRLIGTITHRFSSPIEDWMVVYKNVVYRHLKQKDDVATLPLPSKQVWRVEQPGVHSRELRPYLTGMITMATPRFGERTVTEVTHHQSTYDPLSLDPASVIRILTFHDEVGGERYTGLTNQLLGSEDCSHLMKMGRAILVGRLSQPVATIQQDQQALEPDRQATFIRLILPVAPASEVIRDLRRVVEE
- a CDS encoding ABC transporter ATP-binding protein; the protein is MIETRQLTKRYGHLIAVNEINLSLKEGDVFGFIGPNGSGKTTTMRMIATLLSPDYGEAYVCGKSIYNDPREIRRLVGYMPDFFGVYDDMTVIEYLEFFASTYRINGPGRRKICEDKLELVDMAFKRDAMVNQLSRGQTQRIGLARTLLHEPQVLLLDEPASGLDPRARIEIRNLLKKLGELKKTVIVSSHILPELADVCTRVGMIEKGNLIVDGYVDEVMRKARQQIMLQIRVKDRIEKAAALLEKSDLVAKVDIVKGTIDTTLKADTFDYSALPTMLITEGFQLTLFREEEVNLETAFMSLTKGLVQ
- a CDS encoding glycoside hydrolase family 15 protein, with the protein product MGKDLGAHALHETSSAQDVTRLLTFLEEQGTFRFPTLANGLFSAAAGAGAEFEVTGYRHVWVRDNIHIANAHAEWGETNKAIAAIRSLMAFYLGHQHRLTDIISGRVDPTEPMHRPHIRFNGDQLQELDEKWSHAQNDALGAFLWLSGKLAHECQWSAVELKVLDLMAEYLRTVEFWQDEDSGHWEEVRKVAASSIGVVTAALNVWGGRFDPNLKEHGQRALASILPSECIQADPAKSRRYDAALLFLIYPYRVVSGSMAEQIVRDVTTNLMGEYGVRRYLGDSYWCADYKDKLSADVRTADFSDNLSMRDKLLEPGLEAQWCLFDPIISIHYGLRYDQTRDPQDRQQQLHYLNRSLSQLTSIDSRFGAYRCPESYFCEKGTYVPNDICPLLWTQANLKLALTHLVRSLT
- a CDS encoding FG-GAP repeat domain-containing protein, encoding MRASRRRALAIWPLMVLAHCMPLSIGHSEDAPSITSGPLWFTEHLVWGDGKYVYGLMATDIDGDGDLDLSTAGVHSDVLLWHENDGTGNLKSHLICRDEPGYLERHDWGDLNGDGRLDVVIVKNRIGHLIWFEQNGTPADKESWKRHVISTDFMRAYDVSLADLDGDGDLDVAASAYTGDCFSWFENPGRENVNDPWTQHKFDQGSDIANTRTIAAVDVNRDGKLDLIATGTYGHHTLWYENTGAIGSNRFRRHVIDDKTKMPTHGHPVDLDSDGDPDVIMAFGIRGALADHDSHLVAWYENVGLNGTGAEWKKHVIGRVDYGFEAVAGDLDGDGDLDVIASGCSGGQPGLGELCWFENLGTARGEWKKHAFKAYPAAVQVIVMDLDRDGKLDIAACSEAGSCFWWKNLGHTKLGHSKTVEK
- a CDS encoding DUF1501 domain-containing protein yields the protein MLNIRGHSQAVCSGLSRRHLMQIGGAGLFGATLPRLLAAEQGRATAGPTPRAKSVIFLYLFGGPSQLETFDMKPDAASTLRGPYQPIASCTPDLRICEHLPMMAQRSDRYCVIRTVSHTHNDHNAAHLIQTGHPWPRVAANGQDVNATEKDWPAMGSVVEYLDQRNAGGNLPPFPSYCFVPFRLGRIQGYDRTGQYAGWLGRSYNGLASDIRNRSRTDNPFFRDCTDAELDFRIQGLVSEKDVSLDRLNRRSSLLDQFDHWRRSADETEKLRAYDGIREQALALLTSDKIRTALDIRRESPQVRDRFGRHLFGQSTLMARRMIEAGARFVTVNWDCATGTDGWDTHFNGPDLGKHLLPKLDQSYSALLDDLAERGLLNETLVVCLGEMGRTPRATTSTWGRDHWSYCFPALFAGAGVQGGTMIGRSDKDAAYPLDRRVSPQDLTRTIFNALGISEHEILHDTLGRPMPVMDDGQIVTELFG